Proteins encoded by one window of Magnetospirillum sp. WYHS-4:
- a CDS encoding rod-binding protein encodes MADMNFAAEARNALDRSRQGAPSVAQKMTLEKARKTAQDFETFFLAESLKPMFENLDAEEPFGGGHAEQMWKSMQVDEYAKAISKRGGVGIADAVLEQMVRMQENSHGRQ; translated from the coding sequence ATGGCCGACATGAATTTCGCCGCCGAGGCCCGCAACGCCCTGGACCGCAGCCGCCAAGGGGCGCCGTCCGTGGCCCAGAAGATGACTCTCGAAAAGGCCCGCAAGACGGCGCAGGATTTCGAGACCTTCTTCCTTGCCGAGTCGCTGAAGCCCATGTTCGAGAATCTGGACGCCGAGGAACCCTTCGGCGGCGGCCATGCCGAACAGATGTGGAAGAGCATGCAGGTCGACGAATACGCCAAGGCGATCTCGAAGCGCGGCGGCGTCGGAATCGCCGATGCGGTACTGGAACAGATGGTGCGGATGCAGGAGAACAGCCATGGACGCCAATGA
- a CDS encoding ATP-binding protein: MKRNDLVGSAIFLAIYLLAAGIGSSPAAPWSLLPALVLAATHRLGTMVLPIALAAPFLANLVGLGGASAEGALQALSFGAAGLAMRRRRFNGGLDRPRDVLTLFGIVASASALAALAQGLFLLPADRMAAMTGLFFSQTVAGVAVFPLIPILLRQGIAPWRRWPSLETVAQVASLVLLGWEVFGQFVNEEIRFFYLLFLPFAWIAARHGVAGAAAALAATFVGLMVSHLIVVHRADAIIELQVRMLALAATGLALGAIVSERRATEEKLKARQTELAHVLRLNIGWEMASGLAHELNQPLTAAMSYGEAGLRLLGGAKPNTDKAVVAFTKGLDQIEQAGDIIRRLRDFMKKGDIRVETVAVEELVDDAIRLAGAEITASGVVIHALVPPALPRVLCDKTQIVQVILNLLRNAHQAILGSGVAGGMIEVSAAPAGDRIEFGLRDNGPGIAPEILPHLFKPFVTTKAAGMGLGLSLSKSIIEAHDGRLWAESNPHRGAIFKFTLPQAEGKED; the protein is encoded by the coding sequence ATGAAGCGGAACGACTTGGTCGGCAGTGCCATTTTCCTCGCCATCTATCTTTTGGCCGCCGGCATCGGTTCCTCGCCGGCCGCGCCGTGGAGCCTGTTGCCCGCCCTGGTTCTGGCCGCAACGCATCGCCTGGGCACGATGGTCCTGCCCATCGCCTTGGCGGCCCCCTTCCTGGCGAACTTGGTCGGGCTGGGAGGAGCCTCGGCGGAAGGGGCCTTGCAGGCCCTGTCGTTCGGTGCCGCGGGACTCGCGATGCGGCGCCGCCGCTTCAACGGCGGCCTCGACCGCCCTCGCGACGTGCTGACGCTGTTTGGAATCGTCGCGAGCGCCTCCGCATTGGCGGCGCTTGCCCAGGGCCTCTTTCTCCTGCCGGCGGACCGCATGGCGGCCATGACGGGCCTGTTCTTTTCCCAGACGGTGGCCGGAGTAGCGGTGTTCCCGCTGATCCCGATCCTCCTGCGCCAGGGCATCGCCCCCTGGCGGAGATGGCCGTCCCTGGAGACGGTGGCCCAGGTAGCCAGCCTGGTGTTGCTCGGATGGGAAGTCTTCGGCCAATTCGTCAACGAGGAGATCCGCTTCTTCTACCTGCTGTTCCTGCCTTTCGCCTGGATCGCCGCTCGTCACGGCGTGGCAGGTGCCGCAGCCGCCTTGGCTGCAACTTTCGTCGGATTGATGGTGTCCCATCTGATCGTCGTGCACCGGGCTGATGCGATCATCGAACTGCAGGTGCGGATGCTCGCCCTGGCGGCCACCGGCCTTGCCCTGGGTGCCATCGTCAGCGAGCGACGGGCCACCGAGGAGAAGTTGAAGGCCCGCCAGACCGAACTGGCCCATGTGCTCCGGCTGAACATTGGCTGGGAGATGGCCTCCGGTCTTGCTCACGAACTCAATCAACCCCTGACCGCGGCTATGAGTTATGGCGAGGCGGGCCTGCGGCTGTTGGGCGGCGCCAAGCCCAACACCGACAAGGCCGTCGTCGCGTTCACCAAGGGCCTGGACCAAATCGAGCAAGCCGGGGATATCATTCGCCGCCTGCGGGATTTCATGAAGAAGGGCGATATCCGGGTCGAGACGGTGGCGGTGGAGGAACTGGTAGACGACGCGATCCGTCTGGCCGGCGCCGAGATCACGGCCAGTGGCGTGGTCATCCACGCCCTGGTGCCGCCGGCCCTGCCTCGGGTACTCTGCGACAAGACCCAGATCGTCCAGGTGATCCTCAACCTGCTGCGCAATGCCCACCAGGCGATCCTGGGATCGGGTGTCGCCGGTGGAATGATCGAGGTCTCGGCGGCACCGGCCGGCGACCGGATCGAATTCGGCCTGCGCGACAATGGTCCCGGAATCGCTCCGGAAATCCTGCCGCATCTCTTCAAACCCTTCGTCACCACCAAGGCGGCCGGCATGGGACTGGGGTTGTCGCTGAGCAAGTCAATAATCGAGGCCCATGACGGACGCCTTTGGGCCGAATCCAACCCGCACCGCGGGGCTATCTTCAAGTTCACACTGCCGCAGGCGGAAGGAAAGGAAGATTGA
- a CDS encoding flagellar basal body P-ring protein FlgI, which yields MFGTPRQTLTASLLLAVLLLTAAAAQAASRLKDIVDIEGVRENQLVGYGLVVGLDGTGDTLKTGHFTKQSLQAMLNRLGVKPTDGGLDSKNVAAVMVTAKLPAFARQGARIDVTVSALGDAKSLLGGTLLVTPLMGADGEVYAVAQGQVAVSGFKATGQAETVTKGVPTNARIASGAIVEREVPFKMSDMQMVKLNLRNPDFTTARRVSQAINAFLGVPASVPNDLSTVSIRVPEHYRSNLVALITDIEQLKVEPDQLARVVIDEHSGTIVMGENVRISTVAIAQGNLTIRITETPQVSQPGPFAQAGTTTTVQRTDIQIDEGADKRLAVLDGGVNLQDLVNGLNALGIGPRDMITILQAIKAAGALQAEIEVM from the coding sequence ATGTTCGGGACACCACGCCAGACCTTGACCGCCTCGCTTCTCCTCGCCGTCCTGCTGCTGACGGCCGCCGCCGCCCAGGCCGCCTCGCGGCTCAAGGACATCGTCGACATCGAAGGCGTGCGCGAGAACCAACTGGTCGGCTACGGCTTGGTGGTGGGCCTGGACGGCACCGGCGATACCCTGAAGACCGGCCATTTCACCAAGCAGAGCCTGCAAGCCATGCTGAACCGCCTGGGCGTCAAGCCCACCGACGGCGGACTGGATTCCAAGAACGTCGCAGCGGTGATGGTCACCGCCAAGCTACCCGCCTTCGCCCGCCAGGGTGCGCGCATCGACGTGACCGTCAGCGCGCTCGGCGATGCCAAGAGCCTTTTGGGCGGCACCCTGCTGGTCACCCCCCTGATGGGCGCGGACGGCGAGGTCTATGCGGTCGCCCAGGGCCAGGTCGCGGTCAGCGGCTTCAAGGCCACCGGTCAGGCCGAGACGGTCACCAAGGGCGTGCCGACCAACGCCCGCATCGCCAGTGGGGCCATCGTCGAGCGCGAGGTTCCCTTCAAGATGTCCGACATGCAGATGGTGAAGCTGAACCTGCGCAACCCCGACTTCACCACCGCCCGGCGCGTTTCCCAGGCGATCAACGCCTTCCTGGGCGTGCCGGCCTCGGTGCCCAACGACCTGTCGACGGTGAGCATCCGGGTTCCCGAACACTATCGCAGCAATCTGGTCGCCCTGATCACCGATATCGAACAGCTCAAGGTCGAACCCGACCAGTTGGCCCGCGTGGTCATCGATGAACACAGCGGCACCATCGTCATGGGCGAGAACGTGCGCATCTCGACGGTCGCCATCGCCCAGGGCAACCTGACCATCCGCATCACCGAGACTCCGCAGGTCTCGCAGCCCGGCCCCTTCGCCCAGGCCGGCACCACCACGACCGTTCAGCGCACCGACATCCAGATCGACGAAGGCGCCGACAAGCGGCTGGCGGTGCTGGACGGCGGGGTCAACCTGCAGGACTTGGTCAACGGCCTGAACGCCCTGGGCATCGGTCCGCGCGACATGATCACCATCCTGCAGGCCATCAAGGCAGCGGGCGCCCTGCAGGCTGAAATCGAGGTGATGTGA
- the gcvT gene encoding glycine cleavage system aminomethyltransferase GcvT — protein sequence MTPFAGYDMPLQYAGIIAEHRHCRARAALFDVSHMGQAELTGPDAAAALETLVPGDLLGLADGAIRYTLFTNEAGGILDDLMVTRRGDGLFLVVNAACKDQDFAHMAHRLEGRATLKILSDRALLALQGPEAATVLGRLAPEAIPMGFMTARDLTVDGIPCQVSRSGYTGEDGYEISVPADRAEALARRLLAQPEVAPVGLGARDTLRLEAGLCLYGSDIDTTTTPIEAALAWTIGKRRREQGGFPGAAVILDQLKTGPARKRVGLRPEGKAPARAHTEVTDAAGRRIGEITSGGYGPTVGGPVAMGYVETGAAGDGSEVRFVVRGSALPGRVVKLPFAPHRYHRA from the coding sequence ATGACGCCTTTCGCCGGCTACGACATGCCGCTGCAGTACGCGGGCATCATCGCCGAGCATCGGCATTGCCGGGCGCGGGCCGCCCTGTTCGACGTCTCCCACATGGGCCAGGCCGAACTGACCGGCCCGGACGCCGCCGCCGCCCTGGAAACCCTGGTGCCCGGCGACCTGCTGGGCTTGGCCGACGGGGCCATCCGCTACACCCTGTTCACCAACGAGGCGGGCGGAATCCTGGACGACCTGATGGTCACCCGCCGGGGCGACGGTCTGTTCCTGGTGGTCAACGCCGCCTGCAAGGATCAGGACTTCGCCCACATGGCGCACCGGCTGGAAGGGCGGGCGACGCTGAAGATCCTGTCCGACCGCGCCCTGCTGGCCCTGCAGGGGCCGGAAGCGGCCACGGTGCTGGGCCGCTTGGCGCCCGAGGCCATCCCGATGGGTTTCATGACCGCCCGCGACCTGACTGTGGACGGAATCCCCTGCCAAGTGTCGCGTTCCGGCTACACGGGCGAGGACGGCTACGAGATTTCGGTGCCGGCCGACAGGGCCGAAGCCCTGGCCCGCCGCCTGCTGGCCCAGCCCGAGGTGGCCCCGGTGGGCCTGGGCGCCCGCGACACCTTGCGCCTGGAGGCGGGGCTCTGCCTCTACGGCTCCGACATCGACACCACGACGACTCCCATCGAGGCGGCGCTCGCCTGGACCATCGGCAAGCGGCGGCGGGAACAGGGCGGCTTTCCCGGTGCCGCGGTCATCCTGGACCAGTTGAAGACCGGCCCCGCCCGCAAGCGGGTGGGTCTGCGCCCCGAAGGCAAGGCCCCGGCCCGCGCCCATACCGAGGTCACCGACGCGGCAGGGCGCCGGATCGGCGAGATCACCAGCGGCGGCTACGGCCCCACCGTGGGCGGCCCCGTCGCCATGGGCTACGTCGAGACCGGAGCGGCCGGAGATGGAAGCGAAGTCCGGTTCGTGGTGCGGGGCAGCGCCCTGCCCGGACGCGTCGTCAAGCTGCCGTTCGCGCCGCACCGTTATCATAGAGCCTGA
- a CDS encoding flagellar hook-basal body complex protein, translating to MTIYGGFSIPTYGMQSQAYALDVIGNNVANVNTGGYKRTDVRFETVLSDSYRSTGYSEERKSGNVQSDINGTRPKDYMRISTQGLITATDNNLDLAINGDGFFILNTDVDGSGTTYYSRDGAFETKINGTSSATADDGSTINVSTGYLVDKNGYYVMGWEPDADGTFSDTGSLTALRVDQFAFTDTGMASTEARLNINLDAADDTGGTFTYNVDIFDSEGDKRSVAMTFTKDATVNQWTASASTGNALDTVNSVATTMTFDSFGQLTAGSPFSIDIAWSDGATSLVSLDLSECTQYAGAYNPVSYWKDGYVAADMTGINFDTEGHVVGTFEDDSHRRVYKVALASFVNPDQLQAMPGMTFKVTEDSGDATVFAASSDGRASFTPNAHELSNVDLADQFTKLMLTQTAYNSSATAFKTMDEMMQDAKALK from the coding sequence ATGACCATCTACGGCGGCTTCTCCATCCCCACCTACGGCATGCAGAGCCAAGCCTATGCCCTGGACGTGATCGGCAACAACGTCGCCAACGTCAACACGGGCGGCTACAAACGGACCGACGTGCGCTTCGAGACGGTGCTCAGCGACAGCTACCGCTCGACCGGCTACAGCGAGGAACGCAAGTCCGGCAACGTCCAGTCCGACATCAACGGGACGCGGCCCAAGGACTACATGCGCATCAGCACCCAGGGCCTTATCACCGCCACGGACAACAACCTGGACCTGGCGATCAACGGCGACGGATTCTTCATCCTCAACACGGATGTCGACGGGTCGGGGACCACCTACTACAGCCGCGACGGCGCCTTCGAGACCAAGATCAACGGTACGTCCTCGGCCACCGCCGACGACGGCAGTACGATAAACGTCAGCACGGGCTATCTGGTCGACAAGAACGGCTACTACGTGATGGGCTGGGAACCGGATGCCGACGGAACCTTCAGCGATACAGGCAGCCTGACCGCCCTCCGGGTGGATCAGTTCGCCTTCACCGATACCGGCATGGCCAGCACCGAGGCCCGCCTCAACATCAACCTGGACGCCGCAGACGATACCGGCGGCACTTTCACCTACAACGTCGACATCTTCGATTCGGAAGGCGATAAGCGTTCGGTCGCCATGACCTTCACCAAGGATGCGACGGTCAACCAATGGACGGCGAGCGCATCCACCGGGAACGCGCTGGACACCGTGAATTCGGTGGCGACGACCATGACCTTCGATTCCTTCGGCCAACTCACCGCCGGCAGCCCCTTCTCCATTGATATCGCCTGGTCGGACGGCGCCACCAGCCTGGTCAGCCTGGACCTGTCCGAGTGCACCCAGTATGCCGGCGCCTACAATCCGGTCAGCTACTGGAAGGACGGCTATGTCGCGGCCGACATGACAGGTATCAACTTCGATACCGAAGGCCATGTGGTGGGTACCTTCGAAGACGATTCACACCGCAGGGTCTACAAGGTCGCCCTGGCTTCCTTCGTCAATCCGGACCAGCTCCAGGCCATGCCGGGCATGACCTTCAAGGTGACCGAGGATTCCGGCGACGCCACGGTCTTCGCCGCTTCGTCCGACGGGCGGGCCTCCTTCACCCCCAACGCCCACGAACTGTCCAATGTCGACTTGGCCGACCAGTTCACCAAGTTGATGCTGACCCAGACGGCCTACAACTCGTCCGCCACCGCCTTCAAGACCATGGACGAAATGATGCAGGACGCGAAGGCGCTCAAGTAG
- the gcvH gene encoding glycine cleavage system protein GcvH: MIRFTKEHEWIRVDGKVGTVGITDYAQGQLGDVVFVEVGSVGKSLKQGDEAAVVESVKAASEVYAPVSGRVLEGNPALADDPAKVNADPLGGGWFFKIELANPAELDGMMDEPAYQAYVGTL; encoded by the coding sequence ATGATCCGCTTCACCAAGGAACACGAATGGATCCGCGTCGACGGCAAGGTCGGCACGGTCGGCATCACCGACTACGCCCAGGGCCAGTTGGGCGACGTGGTCTTCGTCGAGGTCGGCTCGGTCGGCAAGTCGCTGAAGCAAGGAGATGAGGCCGCTGTCGTCGAATCGGTCAAGGCGGCCAGCGAGGTCTACGCGCCGGTCTCCGGCCGGGTCCTGGAAGGCAATCCGGCCCTGGCCGATGATCCTGCCAAGGTCAACGCCGATCCGCTCGGGGGGGGCTGGTTCTTCAAGATCGAACTGGCCAATCCTGCCGAACTGGACGGCATGATGGACGAACCCGCCTACCAGGCCTACGTCGGAACCCTCTGA
- a CDS encoding flagellar hook-basal body complex protein, protein MSMYGAFNASTLGMKAQSHALNVLGDNIANMRSGGHKRTDVNFSSLIGRTSAGGQAYGGVKPDDVMRISLSGLTQATDRDHDVSISGRGFFVLNTALDGSGETLYTRDGSFDVTVTGTTTTTAEDGSTITVPTGYLTDKNGYYVQGWAANADGTFTTTGATSAIRVDTYAFNNAGQGTTDASLNLNLDAVAPLGDEYTYDVDVYDSNGARRTLQFQFTKQNAVNTWEMDLVVPSATDHSLTPGTTNTTPLTSGAGAATEMVFDALNGTLTARAAGGGATVAGFFPAGQEYITISGSGDNDGIYRIGSVSADGSQLILDERTPLLGTSATDTADIDYTLATTTNTLTFDTYGALTSTSPLTYTVTWDDGATSDVSLDISEMTQFGGLYNPVSYIKNGYAAGDMVGFKFDATGHIVGSFEDDTHRALYRLPLAVFSNPDGLEAKNGMTFAETDASGFATVVLPGADGESVLNPGTVEFSNVDISEQFTRMIMTQTAYNASSRVFRTVDETTLTARDLVR, encoded by the coding sequence ATGAGCATGTATGGAGCCTTCAACGCCAGCACCCTGGGCATGAAAGCCCAGAGTCATGCGTTGAACGTCCTGGGCGACAATATTGCCAACATGCGCAGCGGCGGCCACAAGCGCACGGATGTGAACTTCTCCTCCCTGATCGGCCGGACCAGCGCCGGCGGCCAAGCCTACGGCGGCGTCAAACCCGACGACGTGATGCGGATCAGCCTTTCGGGCCTTACCCAGGCGACGGACCGCGATCACGACGTGTCGATCAGCGGCCGGGGCTTCTTCGTCCTGAACACGGCCCTCGACGGTTCGGGCGAGACCCTCTACACCCGTGACGGCAGCTTCGACGTCACGGTCACCGGCACCACCACCACCACCGCCGAAGACGGCAGCACCATCACCGTGCCCACCGGCTACCTGACCGACAAGAACGGCTACTATGTCCAGGGATGGGCGGCGAATGCCGACGGCACCTTCACCACCACCGGCGCCACCTCGGCCATCCGGGTCGATACCTATGCCTTCAACAACGCCGGCCAGGGCACCACCGACGCCAGCCTCAACCTGAACCTCGATGCCGTCGCTCCCTTGGGAGACGAATACACCTACGACGTGGATGTCTACGATTCCAACGGCGCCCGGCGAACCCTGCAATTCCAGTTCACCAAGCAGAACGCGGTCAACACCTGGGAAATGGACTTGGTCGTGCCTTCGGCCACCGACCATAGTTTGACGCCGGGCACGACGAACACGACGCCGCTGACCAGCGGCGCCGGCGCGGCGACGGAAATGGTCTTCGATGCCCTCAACGGCACCCTGACCGCTCGCGCCGCCGGCGGGGGCGCGACCGTCGCCGGCTTCTTCCCGGCGGGGCAGGAATACATCACCATTTCCGGATCGGGCGACAACGACGGCATCTACCGGATCGGGTCGGTCTCGGCGGACGGCTCGCAGTTGATCCTGGACGAGCGGACGCCCCTTCTGGGGACCAGCGCCACCGATACGGCCGACATCGACTACACCCTGGCGACCACCACCAACACGCTGACCTTCGACACCTACGGCGCGCTGACCAGCACCTCGCCACTGACCTACACGGTGACCTGGGACGATGGCGCCACCAGCGACGTGAGCCTCGACATTTCGGAGATGACCCAGTTCGGCGGCCTCTACAACCCGGTCTCCTATATCAAGAACGGCTACGCGGCGGGCGACATGGTAGGGTTCAAGTTCGATGCCACCGGCCATATCGTCGGCTCCTTCGAGGACGATACCCACCGCGCCCTCTATCGCCTGCCCTTGGCCGTGTTCTCCAACCCCGATGGCCTGGAAGCGAAGAACGGCATGACCTTCGCCGAAACCGACGCCTCGGGCTTTGCCACGGTAGTCCTGCCCGGCGCGGACGGCGAATCGGTGCTCAATCCGGGTACCGTCGAATTTTCCAACGTCGACATCAGCGAACAGTTCACTCGCATGATTATGACGCAGACGGCCTACAACGCCTCGTCCCGGGTCTTCCGGACGGTGGACGAGACGACGCTCACCGCCCGCGATCTGGTGCGGTAG
- the gcvPA gene encoding aminomethyl-transferring glycine dehydrogenase subunit GcvPA: protein MRYLPLTGADRAAMLGAIGAAGVDDLFCDVPAAARLAGPLDLPAHQGEMEVERAFATLAQKNLTPACAPSFLGAGAYRHHIPAAVDHLIQRGEFLTSYTPYQPEVSQGTLQYLFEFQTQVALLTGMEVANASLYDGATACAEAMTMAARIAKRNKVVVSGGLHPHWRETMATNGRFIGLVLDAAPPDWQGAEDLAGRIDETTACVVVQYPSFFGHIRDYAALAEACHARGALLVVAVAEIVALGALEPPGAMGADIVVAEGQSLGNPLNFGGPYVGLMATRESYVRQMPGRLVGQTADSDGRRGYVLTLSTREQHIRREKATSNICTNSGLCALAFTMHLTLLGEAGLARLARLNHAAAIALADRLAAVPGVQVVNRTFFNEFTLRLPRPAAPAVEALAARGILGGVPVSRLLPGLDDLLLVAATETNSEADMDAFAAALKEVL from the coding sequence ATGCGCTACCTGCCTTTGACCGGCGCCGATCGCGCCGCAATGCTGGGCGCCATCGGCGCGGCCGGCGTGGATGACCTGTTTTGCGACGTCCCGGCCGCCGCACGCCTGGCCGGGCCCCTCGACCTGCCGGCCCACCAGGGCGAGATGGAAGTCGAACGGGCCTTCGCCACCCTGGCCCAGAAGAACCTGACGCCGGCCTGCGCCCCCAGCTTCCTGGGCGCCGGGGCCTATCGCCACCACATCCCGGCGGCGGTGGACCATCTGATCCAGCGGGGCGAGTTCCTCACCTCCTATACGCCCTATCAACCCGAGGTCTCCCAGGGGACCCTGCAGTACCTGTTCGAGTTCCAGACCCAGGTGGCCCTGCTGACCGGCATGGAGGTCGCCAACGCCTCGCTCTACGATGGCGCCACCGCTTGCGCCGAAGCGATGACCATGGCGGCACGCATCGCCAAGCGGAACAAGGTCGTCGTTTCCGGCGGCCTGCATCCCCACTGGCGCGAGACGATGGCGACCAACGGCCGCTTCATCGGCCTCGTCCTCGATGCCGCCCCGCCCGACTGGCAGGGCGCCGAGGACCTGGCGGGGCGCATCGACGAGACCACCGCCTGCGTGGTGGTGCAGTATCCTTCCTTCTTCGGCCACATCCGCGACTATGCGGCCCTGGCCGAAGCCTGCCACGCCCGGGGAGCGCTGCTGGTGGTGGCGGTGGCCGAGATCGTCGCCCTGGGGGCCTTGGAACCGCCGGGCGCCATGGGCGCCGACATCGTGGTCGCCGAGGGCCAGTCGCTGGGCAATCCCTTGAACTTCGGCGGTCCTTACGTGGGCCTGATGGCGACCCGGGAATCCTATGTGCGCCAGATGCCCGGCCGCCTGGTCGGCCAGACGGCGGACTCCGACGGCCGGCGCGGCTACGTGCTGACGCTGTCCACCCGCGAACAGCACATCCGGCGCGAGAAGGCGACCAGCAACATCTGCACCAACTCGGGGCTTTGCGCGCTCGCCTTCACCATGCACCTGACCCTCCTGGGCGAAGCGGGCCTGGCCCGCCTGGCCCGCCTGAACCATGCCGCCGCCATCGCCCTGGCCGACCGGCTGGCGGCCGTGCCGGGCGTCCAGGTGGTCAACCGGACCTTCTTCAACGAATTCACCCTCCGCCTGCCCAGGCCCGCGGCGCCGGCGGTCGAGGCCCTGGCGGCCAGGGGAATCCTGGGCGGCGTGCCCGTGTCCCGTCTGCTGCCCGGCCTGGACGACCTGCTGCTGGTGGCCGCCACGGAAACCAATTCGGAAGCCGACATGGACGCCTTCGCCGCCGCCTTGAAGGAGGTGCTGTGA
- the gcvPB gene encoding aminomethyl-transferring glycine dehydrogenase subunit GcvPB — protein MPGTLTGNRGLQMEEPLIFEQGHEGRTGVDLPEPPAIADRLGGKARKAPVGLPGLSEPQAVRHYTRLSQKNYAIDAGFYPLGSCTMKHNPRMGEKLARLPGLAQLHPLQPQSTVQGALELLETGARWLAAIVGLPGLCLSPAAGAHGELAGLMTIRAAQEARGDARRRVLVPESAHGTNPSSAHLCGYGIQSIPANARGRVDLAALKAELDEGVAAIMVTNPNTCGLFEDEILEIAAATHGAGAFFYCDGANMNAIVGKVRPGDLGVDCMHLNLHKTFSTPHGGGGPGAGPVALSAELAPFAPLPHVVRQADGSYRLIERAEDAAGAPLGRVKGFHGQFGVIVRALAYMMSMGGDGLKQVAEDAVLNANYLLALLKDDLSPSFAGPCMHEALFDDRFLKDTGVSTLDFAKALIDEGFHPMTMYFPLVVHGALLMEPTETETKEGIDQFAGVVKELARRARKGETQAFKDSPRLAPRRRLDEIAAARNPVLRWREAAG, from the coding sequence ATGCCCGGAACTTTGACCGGCAACCGCGGCCTCCAGATGGAAGAGCCGCTGATCTTCGAGCAAGGCCACGAAGGCCGCACCGGAGTCGACCTGCCCGAGCCGCCCGCCATCGCCGACCGCTTAGGCGGCAAGGCCCGCAAGGCCCCCGTCGGCCTGCCCGGCCTGTCCGAGCCGCAGGCGGTGCGCCATTACACCCGCCTGTCGCAGAAGAACTATGCCATCGATGCCGGCTTCTATCCGCTGGGGTCCTGCACCATGAAGCACAACCCGCGGATGGGCGAGAAGCTGGCCCGCCTGCCGGGCCTCGCCCAGCTTCATCCCCTGCAGCCGCAAAGCACCGTACAGGGCGCCTTGGAACTGTTGGAGACCGGGGCGCGCTGGCTGGCGGCGATCGTGGGCCTGCCCGGCCTCTGCCTGTCGCCGGCGGCCGGCGCGCATGGCGAACTGGCCGGCCTGATGACCATCCGCGCCGCGCAGGAAGCGCGCGGCGACGCCCGCCGCCGGGTGCTGGTGCCGGAATCGGCCCACGGCACCAATCCGTCCAGCGCCCATCTTTGCGGCTACGGCATCCAGTCGATTCCGGCCAACGCGCGGGGCCGCGTCGACCTGGCCGCCCTGAAGGCCGAACTGGACGAAGGGGTGGCCGCCATCATGGTCACCAATCCCAACACCTGCGGCCTGTTCGAAGACGAGATCCTGGAAATCGCCGCGGCCACCCATGGGGCCGGCGCCTTCTTCTATTGCGACGGCGCCAACATGAACGCCATCGTCGGCAAGGTGCGGCCGGGCGACCTGGGCGTCGACTGCATGCACCTCAATCTGCATAAGACCTTCTCGACGCCTCACGGCGGCGGCGGTCCGGGGGCCGGACCGGTGGCGCTGTCGGCCGAACTGGCGCCCTTCGCGCCGCTGCCCCACGTGGTGCGCCAAGCGGACGGCAGTTATCGCCTGATCGAGCGGGCGGAAGACGCCGCCGGCGCGCCGCTCGGCCGGGTGAAGGGCTTTCACGGCCAGTTCGGGGTGATCGTCCGCGCGCTCGCCTACATGATGAGCATGGGCGGCGACGGCCTGAAGCAGGTGGCGGAAGACGCGGTGCTGAACGCCAACTACCTGCTGGCGCTGCTGAAAGACGACCTGTCGCCGTCCTTCGCGGGGCCCTGCATGCACGAGGCCCTGTTCGACGACCGGTTCCTCAAGGACACCGGAGTTTCCACCCTCGATTTCGCCAAGGCGTTGATCGACGAGGGCTTCCATCCCATGACCATGTACTTCCCCCTGGTGGTGCACGGCGCCCTGCTGATGGAGCCTACCGAGACCGAGACCAAGGAAGGCATCGACCAGTTCGCCGGGGTGGTGAAGGAACTGGCCCGCCGCGCCAGGAAGGGCGAGACTCAGGCCTTCAAGGATTCCCCCCGCCTGGCGCCCCGCCGCCGCCTGGACGAAATCGCCGCCGCGAGGAATCCGGTGCTGCGGTGGCGGGAAGCGGCAGGTTAG